The Bradyrhizobium betae genomic interval CGACTGCGCGATCTCTTTCGCGGCGGCGTAGACATAGGACAGATCGGCGTGACCATCACCGCGGCGGGAGGGCGTACCGACCGCGATGAACACGGCGTCGGCATCCGCCACCGGCTTCGACAGGTCGGTGGTGAAGTCCAGACGCTTGGCCTTGACGTTGGTCGCGACCAGTTCATCGAGGCCGGGCTCGTAGATCGGAATCTCGCCGCGATGAAGCGCCGCGATCTTCTTCTCGTCCTTGTCGACGCAGGTGACGTCGTGACCGAAATCCGCAAAGCAGGCTCCGGACACCAGTCCCACATAGCCCGTTCCGATCATCGCGATGCGCATGAAAAACCCTGTTTGGCTTGGTTAACGAAACCCCAATGCGGGGCGGTTTAGCACTTTCCCGGCCTGAGGGAACAGGCGGCACGCAAAAACCGGCATGCGAATTGTACCGGTAAAGAAATCGTAAACCGCAAGGCCCCACACTGCTTCACGCCCGCACAGAACCGGGCGGAGCACGCCTCGAAAAGGGACACCATGGCAGCAATCGGCACAATCGCCGCAAGCGGGGGCGTCAACACCCCGGCCGCCGCGCGTGTTGACTGGATCGACTACGCCAAGGGCATCTGCATCGTCATGGTCGTGATGATGCATTCTGTGCTGGGGGTCGAGCTCGCCGCCGGCGAGACCGGTTTCATGCATGTGCTGGTGGCCTTCGCAAAGCCGTTCCGGATGCCGGATTTCTTCCTGATTTCGGGCCTGTTCCTGCCGTTGGTGATCGATCGCGACTGGCGAACCTATCTCGACCGCAAGGTGGTGCATTTCGCCTATTTCTATGTCGTCTGGGTGACAATCCAGTTCGGCTTCAAGGCGCCGGCCTTCGCGGCGCAGACGGGCTGGCGCGACGTTGGCTTGCTGTATCTGGAATCCTTCATCGAGCCGTTCGGCACGCTCTGGTTCATCTATCTGCTGCCGATCTTCTTCGTCGTCACAAAACTGACACGGCGCTTCCCGCCGCTGGCGATCTGGCTGATCGCAGCCGCGCTGGAGACGGCGCGAATCACAACCGGCTGGACCGCGATCGACGAGTTTTGCTCGCGCTTCGTCTATTTCTACTCGGGCTATCTGTTCGCACCTTACGTGTTCGCGCTGTCGGATCGCGCACGCAGCCAGCCGCCGCTGGCATTGGCCGCGCTCGCGATCTGGGCGCTGGTCAATGCCGGCCTCGTCGAGACCGGTGCCAGCGAATGGAAGATCGTCTCGCTCGTGCTCGGCTTCGCCGGCGCCTGCGCCATCATCACCATGGGCACGCTGCTCGCGCGCCCCCAGTGGTTGAACTTTTTCCGCTTCTGCGGCGAGCATTCGATCGTGATCTATCTCGCGTTCTTCCTGCCGATGGCCGCGACGCGGACGCTGCTGCTGCGCACCGGTATCATCCCCGACATCGGCACGGTGTCGCTGATCGTCACCATTGTCGGCGTGGTCGGATCGCTGGCGATCTGGCAGCTAGCCTTGCGTCTCGGCGCCGATTTCCTGTTCGAGCGACCGGATGCATTCTGGATCTCGCCGAAGAAGGCGGGGCCGGCGTTGCAGGCGGCAGAGTAGCTCGCTGTCGTCGCCCGGCTTGACCGGGCGACCCAGTACGCCGAGACGTCGCTGATTGAGCCGAGAAGCCGCAGCGTACTGGATTCCCCGCTTTCGCGGGGAATGACAGCGGGGATGCGGGGAACGACAGTGGGGATAGAAGCATCCGCAAACCAAAAATCCCCCTCCCAAGGCTGTCAAAGTCCGCAAAAATTCATACATTGCGGCCATGCCCAAAACCGCCCCGAAGACCGCCGCCAAAGCCGATTCCAAGCCCGCTGCTGCGACAGCTGCTGCCAAACCGGTCGCAGCTAGAGCAGCCGGCAAGGGCGACCACATCTTCCTGGTCGACGGTTCCGGCTACATCTTCCGCGCCTATCACGCGCTGCCGCCGCTGAACCGCAAGTCCGACGGCTTGCAGGTCAACGCCGTGCTCGGCTTCTGCAACA includes:
- a CDS encoding acyltransferase family protein, which encodes MAAIGTIAASGGVNTPAAARVDWIDYAKGICIVMVVMMHSVLGVELAAGETGFMHVLVAFAKPFRMPDFFLISGLFLPLVIDRDWRTYLDRKVVHFAYFYVVWVTIQFGFKAPAFAAQTGWRDVGLLYLESFIEPFGTLWFIYLLPIFFVVTKLTRRFPPLAIWLIAAALETARITTGWTAIDEFCSRFVYFYSGYLFAPYVFALSDRARSQPPLALAALAIWALVNAGLVETGASEWKIVSLVLGFAGACAIITMGTLLARPQWLNFFRFCGEHSIVIYLAFFLPMAATRTLLLRTGIIPDIGTVSLIVTIVGVVGSLAIWQLALRLGADFLFERPDAFWISPKKAGPALQAAE